One region of Deinococcus fonticola genomic DNA includes:
- the trpA gene encoding tryptophan synthase subunit alpha, which yields MSATSTPSDTAPSNTAPGTTAPSSTTNRGVQRIRAAFERAEAAGRAAFMPCMTAGYPSAATFPQVADDLLTHADLMEVCIPYSDPLGDGPTMQQASEQALAGGTSTRRSLQLVKELRQRHDTPIALMTYVNPIYAVGPREFMRLAADAGVDGLILPDLPPDQDLEIADLAAEYGLAVTFLIAPTSTPERVKLVAEACTGFVYAVSVVGVTGAREGSALGEVPAMLAQAKQYSRVPVAVGFGVKDAATAHSVAQVADGVVVASAFVDALRRGQEVGPLADEIWAGCQR from the coding sequence ATGAGTGCCACTTCAACCCCCAGCGACACCGCCCCCAGCAACACCGCCCCTGGTACCACGGCCCCCAGCAGCACGACCAACCGGGGGGTGCAGCGCATTCGCGCCGCGTTCGAGCGTGCCGAGGCCGCCGGGCGGGCCGCCTTCATGCCCTGCATGACCGCCGGGTATCCCAGTGCGGCCACTTTCCCCCAGGTGGCCGACGACCTGCTGACACACGCCGACCTGATGGAGGTGTGCATCCCCTACAGTGACCCCCTGGGAGACGGCCCCACCATGCAGCAGGCCAGCGAGCAGGCCCTGGCGGGCGGCACCAGCACCCGCCGCAGCCTTCAGCTCGTCAAAGAACTGCGGCAGCGCCACGACACGCCCATCGCCCTGATGACCTATGTCAACCCGATCTACGCGGTCGGCCCGCGTGAATTCATGCGCCTGGCCGCCGACGCCGGGGTGGACGGCCTGATTCTGCCCGACCTGCCCCCGGATCAGGATCTCGAAATCGCTGACCTGGCCGCCGAGTACGGCCTGGCCGTCACTTTCCTGATCGCGCCGACCAGCACCCCGGAGCGTGTGAAGCTGGTCGCCGAAGCCTGTACGGGGTTCGTCTACGCCGTCAGTGTCGTTGGCGTGACCGGTGCCCGCGAGGGCAGTGCGCTGGGTGAGGTGCCCGCTATGCTGGCCCAGGCGAAACAGTACAGCCGGGTGCCGGTGGCGGTGGGTTTCGGCGTGAAGGACGCCGCCACCGCCCACAGCGTCGCGCAGGTCGCTGACGGCGTGGTCGTCGCCAGCGCCTTCGTCGATGCCCTGCGGCGTGGGCAGGAGGTCGGGCCGCTCGCCGACGAGATCTGGGCGGGGTGCCAACGGTAA